The following nucleotide sequence is from Thunnus albacares chromosome 15, fThuAlb1.1, whole genome shotgun sequence.
TGAGCACACTGGCATGAATGGCAAAtacaaaagacacacacacacacacacacacacacacacacacacacacacacacacacacactttactttTAGATCACTAAAATCTGCTATAGCTAGAAATCTACAGTATGTAGGCACCTCAAATGAATTTCTGCTGAAGaacaaaaatactgaaactgAACATTTGTTCACATCACTGGGTGAATGGCTGGAACTGAGGATGCAGCATAGTCAGCAGCTGTCCAGCAGTCACTCGTGTTTAATACGCCTGTATGTCTGTGTTAGATGAAAACACATGCTTTCTCATTGCCGTGGTTTGTTTAAAAGCCTGTCCCTCCCATGGGAATTAATAATCACATCTACCTACTCATAATTACTGCTGGCCAGTGGGATCAGCCAGGTACACAGCTAATAGCATCTTATCAAAAATATTCCAGATTTTTCTTTCAGTCatacatttgttttatgtgggctGCATTTTATGACTCAATTTTTGTCATAAGGTATAAGGTATTTCTTAGAATGATTAAAGGTATTAATCCACCCACAGTGTGACCCCATCAAGTCCCCATCaaatacactgaaaactgaTTATATCACATATTAACTGAAATTTAATTTGCACTGTCTTTCAAAAGAAATTCCTGGCAATTTTATAtgattagtattattattatcatatatcATATGAATATTTAGACTGAGGTATCTATGTTAAGTACCATCTTGTCAGTGACACAGCAGGTAACACAGGTGATGCTTTAATGATTCTCTATGCACATGTTTCTTTTCATGCACACgttttaattatataataacAACAAGCCTTCACAATGACAAGAGATGTGAAGCAGAAAACCGGACCAGTGTTGGCAGCACGTTTGACAGTCAaagcaaacagaaacagcacagcTGAGCAAAGACGCTATGTACAGCAGGTGTCACTGCGTGGAGCTCATGAAAAGTCTTCATTTAAGTTAGATACTGAATTTTATGAACAAACTTTAGCTTTAGTTTTTTCACATGTACTTTCGTTATGAAATTGCTCTTGATGTTTCCGACAAAATGTCATGGGAAAGTCTGAACTTGCTGGTGCGCCCGCAGTCTGCTCTTAATTACTGCTTTTTCTTCGCGCGTCCCTGCCGGACTTCAGCTCCATCAGTTCCACTTCGTGTTTCGCCGCAGTCTCCAGCACTTTCTGCTTATTGTAGAAGACCACAAAGTTATTTATGATGGGGTGGATGGGTAAGGCGATGGCGATCACCCCGCACAGAAAACTCACTGCTGCGTTGCACTTGCCGAGCGTGGTTTTGGGGTAGATGTCTCCGTAGCCCACCGTGGTCATGGTGATGATGGCCCACCAGAAAGACTGCGGGATGCTCCTGAAAAGCGTCTCCGGATGGCTTTGCTCCATGGTGTAGGCCAGCGCCGAGAACACAAAGATCCCCACGCCCATGTACATGAGGAGCAGCCCCAGCTCTTTGAGGCTCCTCTTGAGCGCGTAGGTCAGAGTCTGCAGCCCGGAGGAGTGGCGCGCCAACTTGAAAATACGCGCGATACGCATGATGCGGAGGGCCTGGACAGCCTGTTGGACGTTTGCCAGCTCCATCATAGAGGTAGTGCCGAGGTAGGTAAGGGATAGCACCACGTAGAAAGGCATGATGGCCATGAAGTCTATAATGTTCATGAAAGAGAGCGCGAAGTGCAGCTTGTTCGGAGAGGAGGCAAGACGCAGCAGGTACTCCGCGGTGAACCATAACATGCAGGCGGTCTCGATCCCCTCTAAGGTCGGGTGCTCCACGAGCTTCCCATCGGCGTCTGTCACCTGAAGCTCCGGGATGGTCCCCACGCACATCACCACGGCCGAGACCAGGATGGAGAGGAACGATGCGATGGCAATTATGCGCGCCGGCAGGGAGGAACCCGGCTTCTCCATCAGTTTCCACAGGAACCTCTGGCACCGCTGGGTGCGCGTAATGCACTGGTCGACCTCCAGATCCTCCAAAATCACTTTCACTTTGTTTGCAATCTctttcagctcctcctccttctcactCAGGTAACTTTTACAGCATTCGTCTAAAACACTTTGGTCTATTTTCCAGAACTCCATCTCCTTGATGAAACAGATGGGGCAAATGCCGCGTTTGATGTGGATTTCATCAAAGTAGTAGACGTCGATGATGCACTTGAAGGCATCAGGATCTCGGTCAAAGTAAAACTCTTTTCTGCCAGGATCGAAATCGTCACATAGCGAAGAGATAACTTCATAATTCTGAGTTGAGCAGTTCACCAACTCTGCCAGTCTGCTCTCCGGGTAGCGATTCAAAACATCCCCGAAAAGTACCACTCGGACTCCGCCAATGTTCACAGTAATCTCAGCCTCACCATCGGCGCACAAACCGGTCTTGTATTTTGGTTTCGGAATCGTCCACATTTTACTAAATGTTTGCTTAAATAAAAGCTTATCTTATAGCCTAGTGTGAAAGTGACGTGCAACAGACAGAATTAATGTCCATAACTTCGGCGCGTAAAATGTTTCCTCTCCAGACTGTTTCATGCAATGAATGGCACAGCTTGCGCGGCCAGCTTTTCCTAACacttcccatctctctctctctctctctctctctctcacacacacacacacacacacacacacacacacacacacacacacacacacacacacagagagagagagagagagagagagagagagagagagagagagagagagagagagagagagagagagagagaacaaccgCAACATGCACTTGCTTCTCATGTCTGGGAGATGCAATATGTGGCCTGTTTGGTTGTAAAGACAGATCAGTCAATAATTAAAGAGCACCATTAATCACCACTCCCCCACACTATAATACAGACAAACTGTAACTCCTTTCCCACAGTGGTTATAGGCCTATTCTTCAGTTTTACATGCATTATGGAGTGACATTAATTAACCACTCACTTACTAGAATTTAGAGTTTCTAATATCTGAAGGAAATCTTCCAACATACAACATATTGATGTAAACAAATCAGATGTGATTTATGATAGCAGGGATAAATGCTGTGCACAGAACAGAGACAGTGCACTCTCTGGTGACCATGTGCTGTATAGCATtcagaggtggaaagtaacta
It contains:
- the kcnf1b gene encoding potassium voltage-gated channel subfamily F member 1, which codes for MWTIPKPKYKTGLCADGEAEITVNIGGVRVVLFGDVLNRYPESRLAELVNCSTQNYEVISSLCDDFDPGRKEFYFDRDPDAFKCIIDVYYFDEIHIKRGICPICFIKEMEFWKIDQSVLDECCKSYLSEKEEELKEIANKVKVILEDLEVDQCITRTQRCQRFLWKLMEKPGSSLPARIIAIASFLSILVSAVVMCVGTIPELQVTDADGKLVEHPTLEGIETACMLWFTAEYLLRLASSPNKLHFALSFMNIIDFMAIMPFYVVLSLTYLGTTSMMELANVQQAVQALRIMRIARIFKLARHSSGLQTLTYALKRSLKELGLLLMYMGVGIFVFSALAYTMEQSHPETLFRSIPQSFWWAIITMTTVGYGDIYPKTTLGKCNAAVSFLCGVIAIALPIHPIINNFVVFYNKQKVLETAAKHEVELMELKSGRDARRKSSN